The Glycine soja cultivar W05 chromosome 3, ASM419377v2, whole genome shotgun sequence genome window below encodes:
- the LOC114404994 gene encoding uncharacterized protein LOC114404994 codes for MSNYKSTESALKNLETQNPKEECNVVMTRNKKPVAVEDEGIVALKEQTVVKDSTGKTNEEENIVVEGNCSAVIQKILPPKHKDPGSVTIPCSIGEVTVGKALIDLGASINLMSLSMCRRLGELEIMPTRMTLQLADRSITRPYGVIEDVLIRVKQMVFPADFVVMDVDEDHEVPIILGCPFMLTASCVVDIGRKKLEMGFEDQRINFDLFEEDKPVPNQNVYLQVMEGDKEVLKLKDKVDINH; via the exons ATGTCGAATTAcaaaagcactgagtcagcatTGAAGAACCTTGAGACCCAG AATCCCAAAGAAGAATGCAATGTTGTGATGACAAGAAACAAGAAGCCTGTGGCAGTTGAGGATGAGGGTATTGTGGCCTTGAAAGAACAAACTGTTGTAAAGGACAGTACTGGGAAAACGAACGAGGAG GAAAATATCGTTGTGGAGGGCAACTGCAGTGCTGTGATACAgaagatccttccaccaaaaCACAAGGACCCTGGAAGTGtgactattccttgttcaataggTGAAGTCACAGTGGGGAAGGCTCTCATTGACTTGGGAGCCAGCATCAACTTAATGTCACTTTCCATGTGTAGAAGGTTAGGAGAGTTGGAAATCATGCCCACCAGAATGACTTTACAGCTTGCTGACCGATCCATCACAAGGCCTTATGGGGTAATTGAAGACGTCCTGATAAGAGTTAAGCAGATGGTCTTTCCAGCTGACTTTGTGGTCATGGATGTAGATGAAGACCATGAGGTTCCCATCATTTTGGGATGCCCCTTTATGTTAACTGCAAGCTGTGTAGTTGACATAGGAAGAAAGAAACTGGAAAtgggttttgaagatcagaGGATCAATTTTGATCTATTTGAAGAAGACAAGCCTGTACCAAATCAGAATGTCTACTTGCAGGTGATGGAGGGTGATAAGGAGGTTCTAAAGTTAAAGGACAAAGTGGATATCAACCATTGA